From Caretta caretta isolate rCarCar2 chromosome 14, rCarCar1.hap1, whole genome shotgun sequence, the proteins below share one genomic window:
- the BAG6 gene encoding large proline-rich protein BAG6 isoform X8, which yields MAEPENLEVMVKTLDSQTRTFTVEAEVTVKEFKEHIAGSVNIPAEKQRLIYQGRVLQDDKKLKEYNVGGKVIHLVERAPPQTQSPSSGGPSGASSASAPHNGIGGRGAGATVHDRNANSYVMVGTFNLPVSIMDPQPPSQVDGSSVDVHINMEQAPVQSEPRVRLVMAQHMLRDVQGILGRLEGRTNGQPQPTPENAPPVPDEPPPSTSPGQREPMEAADSDAPAAPDEENPQPGPEPTPAAEGAPNHPAPAEYVEVLLELHRVEEQLQPFLQRYQEILATASTTDYNNNTEGREEDQRIINLVGEAMRLLGNTFVALSDLRCNLSCSAPRHLHVVRPMSHYAAPMVLQQAAIPIQINVGTTVTMTGNGARPSQPGSEGSAPTQPSPPAPAGAPSPGEAGRGPESQPSPGVAPTQTQGSQTSHPRVIRISHQTVEPVVMMHMNIQDSGSQAPGGGSGGTVPTGAAGPAGHGPGMGQQVPGFQSAPTRVVIARPSAPSARPTHPGAPQAPGPGTPGVGGNASLAQMISGLVGQLLMQPVLVAQGSGSSSATSSTTTTSSASFPAPASPPTASASAATTNTATTAAGGSSAGAPGGPVPSASSSAQPPPPADDLHFSQLLGNLLGAAGPGVAGVGSPTITVAMPGMPAFLQGMTDFLQATQMGAAPTHVPEQAPPPAPPPPPQPEAPPAPAPPLLSERVSGGERGRGRPPGGPEALTPEFFISVVQGVLSSMMGSLNAQQGSTESIASFIQRLSGTSNLFEPGTEGAIGFFGDLLSLICQNFSMVDVVMLLHGQFQPLQRVQPQLRRFFHQEYLGGREPSDHNVRVATHSLITGLQEYIRESFASVQVQDGVDITRTNLEFLQEHFSRIATHILRCADPTFGCRLLELCNQGLFECLALNLYCLGGERAALTAVINDRIRRLSADVNPSLVSWLTAMMGLRLQVVLEHMPVTEEQVLPYVRRLGEAPQLALDEPMEVQAAEQPPEAVQRDSTASPAPATTAEEALVRCPEPEPGELPGEPAPDAEPWAAAVPPEWVPIIREDIQTQRRGKQQPPLSDAYLTGMPAKRRKLRADLQKRLQEDPSFSPQRFPNADRAFGDEA from the exons ATGGCGGAGCCGGAGAACCTCGAGGTGATGGTGAAAACGCTCGACTCGCAGACCAGGACCTTCACCGTAGAGGCGGAG GTGACCGTGAAGGAGTTCAAAGAGCACATTGCGGGCTCAGTAAATATCCCTGCGGAGAAACAGCGTCTGATCTACCAGGGACGAGTCCTGCAGGATGACAAGAAGCTTAAAGAATATA ATGTTGGGGGCAAAGTGATCCACTTGGTGGAACGTGCCCCTCCCCAGACTCAGTCGCCCTCCTCCGGGGGTCCCTCTGGAGCCAGCTCGGCCTCAGCCCCCCACAATGGCATTGGCGGCCGGGGAGCCGGTGCCACCGTCCATGACCGTAATGCCAACAGCTACGTCATGGTGGGGACCTTCAATTTACCAGTCAGTATTATGGACCCCCAGCCGCCCTCACAG GTCGACGGATCCTCTGTGGATGTCCATATTAATATGGAACAGGCGCCCGTACAG AGCGAGCCCCGCGTCCGGCTGGTGATGGCGCAGCACATGCTCCGAGACGTGCAGGGCATCCTGGGCCGGCTGGAG ggTCGCACCAACGGGCAGCCCCAGCCCACGCCGGAGAACGCCCCCCCGGTCCCCGACGAGCCGCCGCCCTCCACCAGCCCTGGCCAGCGGGAGCCCATGGAGGCAGCTGATTCGGACGCCCCAGCTGCGCCAGACGAGGAGAACCCCCAGCCTGGGCCGGAGCCAACCCCGGCTGCCGAAGGGGCCCCCAA CCACCCAGCGCCGGCCGAGTACGTGGAGGTGCTGCTGGAGCTGCACAGggtggaggagcagctgcagcccttcCTGCAGCGCTACCAGGAGATCCTGGCCACGGCCAGCACCACTGATTACAACAACAAC ACGGAGGGGCGCGAGGAGGACCAGCGCATCATCAACCTGGTGGGGGAGGCCATGCGCCTGCTGGGGAACACCTTCGTGGCCCTGTCCGACCTGCGCTGCAACCTGTCCTGCAGCGCCCCCCGCCACCTCCACGTGGTCCGGCCCATGTCCCACTATGCCGCCCCCATGGTGCTGCAGCAGGCTGCCATTCCcatacag ATCAACGTTGGTACCACAGTGACCATGACGGGGAACGGTGCccgcccctcccagcctggctccgaGGGATCTGCCCccacccaaccctcccccccggccccggccggaGCCCCCAGCCCCGGGGAGGCAGGCCGGGGCCCGGAGAGCCAGCCGTCCCCCGGGGTGGCCCCAACTCAGACCCAGGGCTCCCAGACCAGCCACCCCCGGGTCATCCGCATCTCCCACCAGACCGTCGAGCCCGTCGTCATGATGCACATGAACATACAGG ACTCTGGCTCCCAGGCACCAGGAGGTGGCTCCGGGGGCACCGTTCCCACGGGCGCTGCTGGACCAGCCGGGCATGGCCCAGGCATGG GCCAGCAGGTCCCTGGCTTCCAGTCGGCCCCGACCCGCGTGGTGATCGCCCGGCCCTCGGCCCCGTCCGCTCGGCCCACCCACCCGGGGGCCCCCCAGGCGCCAGGACCTGGG ACCCCCGGCGTAGGGGGCAATGCCTCCCTGGCACAGATGATTAGCGGGCTCGTCGGGCAGCTGCTGATGCAGCCGGTTCTTGTGG CTCAGGGCAGCGGCTCCTCTTCAGCGACgtcttccaccaccaccacctcgtcggcctccttccccgccccggccTCCCCGCCCACGGCCTCGGCCAGTGCCGCCACCACCAACACGGCCACCACAGCGGCGGGGGGCAGCTCTGCCGGTGCGCCTGGGGGCCCCGTGCCCTCCGCCTCCTCCTCGGCCCAGCCGCCGCCGCCTGCCGACGACCTCCACTTTTCCCAGCTTCTGGGCAACCTGCTGGGGGCAGCGGGCCCGGGTGTGGCCGGCGTGGGCTCCCCCACCATCACTGTGGCCATGCCCGGCATGCCCGCCTTCCTGCAAGGCATGACAGATTTCCTGCAG GCCACGCAGATGGGGGCTGCCCCCACGCATGTGCCGGAACaggctccaccccctgcccctcctcctcctccacagccagaggctcctccagcccctgccccacccctgctgtcaGAGCGGGTgtcgggtggggagcgggggcggggccgcccCCCTGGGGGCCCCGAGGCCCTGACCCCCGAGTTCTTCATCAGtgtggtgcagggggtgctgtcgTCCATGATGGGCTCGCTGAACGCCCAGCAGGGCAGCACCGAGAGCATCGCCAGCTTCATCCAGCGCCTCAGCGGCACCAGCAACCTCTTCGAGCCGGGCACCGAGGGGGCCATTG GCTTCTTCGGGGACCTGCTCTCGCTCATCTGCCAGAACTTCTCCATGGTGGACGTGGTGATGCTGCTCCACGGGCAGTTCCAGCCGCTGCAGCGcgtccagccccagctgcgccGCTTCTTCCACCAGGAGTACCTGGGGGGGCGGGAGCCCTCGGACCACAACGTGCGG GTGGCCACCCACAGCCTGATCACCGGCCTGCAGGAATACATCCGCGAGAGCTTC gCCTCGGTGCAGGTGCAGGACGGGGTCGACATCACCCGGACCAACCTGGAGTTCCTGCAGGAGCATTTCAGCCGCATCGCCACCCACATCCTGCGTTGTGCCG ACCCCACTTTCGGGTGCCGGCTGCTGGAGCTGTGTAACCAGGGGCTGTTCGAGTGCCTGGCTCTGAACCTGTACTGCCTGGGGGGGGAGCGGGCCGCCCTGACCGCCGTCATCAACGACCGCATT CGGCGGCTCTCGGCGGACGTGAACCCCTCGCTGGTGAGCTGGCTGACGGCCATGATGGGGCTGCGGCTGCAGGTGGTCCTGGAGCACATGCCCGTCACCGAGGAGCAGGTGCTGCCCTACGTCCGCCGCCTGGGCGAGGCCCCCCAG CTGGCGCTGGACGAGCCCATGGAGGTGCAGGCGGCCGAGCAGCCCCCCGAAGCTGTGCAG CGGGACAGCACGGCCTCGCCGGCCCCGGCCACCACGGCGGAGGAGGCCCTGGTGCGGTgcccggagccggagccgggggAGCTGCCGGGGGAGCCCGCGCCCGACgctgagccctgggcagcggcCGTGCCCccg GAGTGGGTGCCCATCATCCGCGAGGACATCCAGACCCAGCGCCGTGGGAAGCAGCAGCCGCCCCTGAGCGACGCCTACCTGACGGGCATGCCGGCCAAGCGCCGCAAG CTCCGTGCAGACCTCCAGAAGCGGCTGCAGGAGGatcccagcttcagcccccagcGGTTCCCCAACGCCGACCGCGCCTTCGGGGACGAGGCCTAG
- the BAG6 gene encoding large proline-rich protein BAG6 isoform X1 codes for MAEPENLEVMVKTLDSQTRTFTVEAEVTVKEFKEHIAGSVNIPAEKQRLIYQGRVLQDDKKLKEYNVGGKVIHLVERAPPQTQSPSSGGPSGASSASAPHNGIGGRGAGATVHDRNANSYVMVGTFNLPVSIMDPQPPSQVDGSSVDVHINMEQAPVQSEPRVRLVMAQHMLRDVQGILGRLEGRTNGQPQPTPENAPPVPDEPPPSTSPGQREPMEAADSDAPAAPDEENPQPGPEPTPAAEGAPNHPAPAEYVEVLLELHRVEEQLQPFLQRYQEILATASTTDYNNNTEGREEDQRIINLVGEAMRLLGNTFVALSDLRCNLSCSAPRHLHVVRPMSHYAAPMVLQQAAIPIQINVGTTVTMTGNGARPSQPGSEGSAPTQPSPPAPAGAPSPGEAGRGPESQPSPGVAPTQTQGSQTSHPRVIRISHQTVEPVVMMHMNIQDSGSQAPGGGSGGTVPTGAAGPAGHGPGMVTPPVSPAVPLSPAGGAPPVPLPSLPPEFMQAVAHQITQQAMAAAASAATGQQVPGFQSAPTRVVIARPSAPSARPTHPGAPQAPGPGTPGVGGNASLAQMISGLVGQLLMQPVLVAQGSGSSSATSSTTTTSSASFPAPASPPTASASAATTNTATTAAGGSSAGAPGGPVPSASSSAQPPPPADDLHFSQLLGNLLGAAGPGVAGVGSPTITVAMPGMPAFLQGMTDFLQATQMGAAPTHVPEQAPPPAPPPPPQPEAPPAPAPPLLSERVSGGERGRGRPPGGPEALTPEFFISVVQGVLSSMMGSLNAQQGSTESIASFIQRLSGTSNLFEPGTEGAIGFFGDLLSLICQNFSMVDVVMLLHGQFQPLQRVQPQLRRFFHQEYLGGREPSDHNVRVATHSLITGLQEYIRESFASVQVQDGVDITRTNLEFLQEHFSRIATHILRCADPTFGCRLLELCNQGLFECLALNLYCLGGERAALTAVINDRIRRLSADVNPSLVSWLTAMMGLRLQVVLEHMPVTEEQVLPYVRRLGEAPQLALDEPMEVQAAEQPPEAVQRDSTASPAPATTAEEALVRCPEPEPGELPGEPAPDAEPWAAAVPPEWVPIIREDIQTQRRGKQQPPLSDAYLTGMPAKRRKTMRGDGPQLLLCEAVSRAAKAAGVKPLSSSESLSRELAEPGLQEGYRQQLRADLQKRLQEDPSFSPQRFPNADRAFGDEA; via the exons ATGGCGGAGCCGGAGAACCTCGAGGTGATGGTGAAAACGCTCGACTCGCAGACCAGGACCTTCACCGTAGAGGCGGAG GTGACCGTGAAGGAGTTCAAAGAGCACATTGCGGGCTCAGTAAATATCCCTGCGGAGAAACAGCGTCTGATCTACCAGGGACGAGTCCTGCAGGATGACAAGAAGCTTAAAGAATATA ATGTTGGGGGCAAAGTGATCCACTTGGTGGAACGTGCCCCTCCCCAGACTCAGTCGCCCTCCTCCGGGGGTCCCTCTGGAGCCAGCTCGGCCTCAGCCCCCCACAATGGCATTGGCGGCCGGGGAGCCGGTGCCACCGTCCATGACCGTAATGCCAACAGCTACGTCATGGTGGGGACCTTCAATTTACCAGTCAGTATTATGGACCCCCAGCCGCCCTCACAG GTCGACGGATCCTCTGTGGATGTCCATATTAATATGGAACAGGCGCCCGTACAG AGCGAGCCCCGCGTCCGGCTGGTGATGGCGCAGCACATGCTCCGAGACGTGCAGGGCATCCTGGGCCGGCTGGAG ggTCGCACCAACGGGCAGCCCCAGCCCACGCCGGAGAACGCCCCCCCGGTCCCCGACGAGCCGCCGCCCTCCACCAGCCCTGGCCAGCGGGAGCCCATGGAGGCAGCTGATTCGGACGCCCCAGCTGCGCCAGACGAGGAGAACCCCCAGCCTGGGCCGGAGCCAACCCCGGCTGCCGAAGGGGCCCCCAA CCACCCAGCGCCGGCCGAGTACGTGGAGGTGCTGCTGGAGCTGCACAGggtggaggagcagctgcagcccttcCTGCAGCGCTACCAGGAGATCCTGGCCACGGCCAGCACCACTGATTACAACAACAAC ACGGAGGGGCGCGAGGAGGACCAGCGCATCATCAACCTGGTGGGGGAGGCCATGCGCCTGCTGGGGAACACCTTCGTGGCCCTGTCCGACCTGCGCTGCAACCTGTCCTGCAGCGCCCCCCGCCACCTCCACGTGGTCCGGCCCATGTCCCACTATGCCGCCCCCATGGTGCTGCAGCAGGCTGCCATTCCcatacag ATCAACGTTGGTACCACAGTGACCATGACGGGGAACGGTGCccgcccctcccagcctggctccgaGGGATCTGCCCccacccaaccctcccccccggccccggccggaGCCCCCAGCCCCGGGGAGGCAGGCCGGGGCCCGGAGAGCCAGCCGTCCCCCGGGGTGGCCCCAACTCAGACCCAGGGCTCCCAGACCAGCCACCCCCGGGTCATCCGCATCTCCCACCAGACCGTCGAGCCCGTCGTCATGATGCACATGAACATACAGG ACTCTGGCTCCCAGGCACCAGGAGGTGGCTCCGGGGGCACCGTTCCCACGGGCGCTGCTGGACCAGCCGGGCATGGCCCAGGCATGG tgACGCCGCCCGTGAGCCCGGctgttcccctctcccctgcaggtgGCGCCCCGCCcgtgcccctgcccagcctgcccCCGGAGTTCATGCAGGCCGTGGCCCACCAGATCACCCAGCAAGCCATGGCAGCCGCTGCTTCCGCTGCCACAG GCCAGCAGGTCCCTGGCTTCCAGTCGGCCCCGACCCGCGTGGTGATCGCCCGGCCCTCGGCCCCGTCCGCTCGGCCCACCCACCCGGGGGCCCCCCAGGCGCCAGGACCTGGG ACCCCCGGCGTAGGGGGCAATGCCTCCCTGGCACAGATGATTAGCGGGCTCGTCGGGCAGCTGCTGATGCAGCCGGTTCTTGTGG CTCAGGGCAGCGGCTCCTCTTCAGCGACgtcttccaccaccaccacctcgtcggcctccttccccgccccggccTCCCCGCCCACGGCCTCGGCCAGTGCCGCCACCACCAACACGGCCACCACAGCGGCGGGGGGCAGCTCTGCCGGTGCGCCTGGGGGCCCCGTGCCCTCCGCCTCCTCCTCGGCCCAGCCGCCGCCGCCTGCCGACGACCTCCACTTTTCCCAGCTTCTGGGCAACCTGCTGGGGGCAGCGGGCCCGGGTGTGGCCGGCGTGGGCTCCCCCACCATCACTGTGGCCATGCCCGGCATGCCCGCCTTCCTGCAAGGCATGACAGATTTCCTGCAG GCCACGCAGATGGGGGCTGCCCCCACGCATGTGCCGGAACaggctccaccccctgcccctcctcctcctccacagccagaggctcctccagcccctgccccacccctgctgtcaGAGCGGGTgtcgggtggggagcgggggcggggccgcccCCCTGGGGGCCCCGAGGCCCTGACCCCCGAGTTCTTCATCAGtgtggtgcagggggtgctgtcgTCCATGATGGGCTCGCTGAACGCCCAGCAGGGCAGCACCGAGAGCATCGCCAGCTTCATCCAGCGCCTCAGCGGCACCAGCAACCTCTTCGAGCCGGGCACCGAGGGGGCCATTG GCTTCTTCGGGGACCTGCTCTCGCTCATCTGCCAGAACTTCTCCATGGTGGACGTGGTGATGCTGCTCCACGGGCAGTTCCAGCCGCTGCAGCGcgtccagccccagctgcgccGCTTCTTCCACCAGGAGTACCTGGGGGGGCGGGAGCCCTCGGACCACAACGTGCGG GTGGCCACCCACAGCCTGATCACCGGCCTGCAGGAATACATCCGCGAGAGCTTC gCCTCGGTGCAGGTGCAGGACGGGGTCGACATCACCCGGACCAACCTGGAGTTCCTGCAGGAGCATTTCAGCCGCATCGCCACCCACATCCTGCGTTGTGCCG ACCCCACTTTCGGGTGCCGGCTGCTGGAGCTGTGTAACCAGGGGCTGTTCGAGTGCCTGGCTCTGAACCTGTACTGCCTGGGGGGGGAGCGGGCCGCCCTGACCGCCGTCATCAACGACCGCATT CGGCGGCTCTCGGCGGACGTGAACCCCTCGCTGGTGAGCTGGCTGACGGCCATGATGGGGCTGCGGCTGCAGGTGGTCCTGGAGCACATGCCCGTCACCGAGGAGCAGGTGCTGCCCTACGTCCGCCGCCTGGGCGAGGCCCCCCAG CTGGCGCTGGACGAGCCCATGGAGGTGCAGGCGGCCGAGCAGCCCCCCGAAGCTGTGCAG CGGGACAGCACGGCCTCGCCGGCCCCGGCCACCACGGCGGAGGAGGCCCTGGTGCGGTgcccggagccggagccgggggAGCTGCCGGGGGAGCCCGCGCCCGACgctgagccctgggcagcggcCGTGCCCccg GAGTGGGTGCCCATCATCCGCGAGGACATCCAGACCCAGCGCCGTGGGAAGCAGCAGCCGCCCCTGAGCGACGCCTACCTGACGGGCATGCCGGCCAAGCGCCGCAAG accaTGCGGGGCGACGGCCCCCAGCTGCTCCTCTGCGAGGCCGTGAGCCGAGCCGCCAAGGCCGCCGGCGTCAAGCCCCTGAGCAGCAGCGAGAGCCTGAGCCGGGAGCTGGCCGAGCCGGGGCTGCAGGAGGGCTACCGGCAGCAG CTCCGTGCAGACCTCCAGAAGCGGCTGCAGGAGGatcccagcttcagcccccagcGGTTCCCCAACGCCGACCGCGCCTTCGGGGACGAGGCCTAG